The genomic window TGCGCCCGGGGGCTATCCGACCCGTCCCAAGACAACGGTTCACATACCGCTGATGAGGGATACAGCCAGACGGAAGAAAGGCTGCCCGTGCAGGCGGCGTGAAGACCCGCCGACTTTCCTCCCGCGGGCCGGCATCCATTCGCCGTCGCCGCCACGCCCCCCGATGCCTGGTCGGGTCGGGCCTCCACGACCGGCTCACCTTCCGGCTTCCATTCGTGTATCCCCTACTTCGCCACGAAATTAGCTCCCGCACCGCCGATGATGATACTGTCCGTGAGCGAATCCGGACCTGCCGAGAGCTGCAGCGATATACCCATTCCATAGGGGAACAACCTGATCGCACCCAGATCGAGCGTCATGGTCTGCCAGCCGGGCGTGTGCCAGTTCACCGTGAAGGTGTTGATCAATTCATTGCCGTTGTAGACCTTGACTGCGGATATTCTGCTGTCCATTCCACCGACGATGTTGAACCGGACCCTGATCTTCTTTGCGCCTTGCGTGGTGTCACCCACGGTCGGAACCGCATAGTGCACCCATGCCGTGCTGTCGTACATGCTGATCTCGAGTCCCGTGGCGCGCGGAACAGCCGTGGTGACGGTGCTCGGGTCCTGAACATGGCCGCTGTGGCCGTGAGTCCAGTACCATGTGGCGTGCGCGGTTCCCGCCAGACACAGCACGGTCAAAGACAGAAAAGACACCACCAGCAAAGACTTGAAACCCCTCGGCAGTCGAATCATGATCGGTCTCCCTTTAGTATTTGAGTGTTGCAGTCGTTGCATCCGTCTCCCCGCCTGACGCTGATTCCGCCGTCCGAGACGATTTGCACTGCGCGACATCCCCCGTGCATCATCGGACCGTCATTTTCTCAGGAAACGCCCGAAACGACACTCTCGCCGCGCACGGGGCCGTCGTCCGTTCCAGCGGTCCGCCCGGACCGGTTTCCGACGCCCGTAGACGGCGTGGCGCATACCGCCTTTTGATCCTCATCATTTAACGGCAGCCGACCGTGCAAAGCAACAATTAAAGCTTGTTCACAAATCTGCCGACTTCCGCCTGTAATGGAACACGCTTCGCTCCGGCCATGGGCATCGTGCGATGCACGCCGGTCGGCCGCACCTCATGGGCCGGGCAAGATACCCCCGTAAGGCTGGAAGAAATGCCGGAGGAGCGGGGCGGCCGGTATTCGCCGGTCACCGGCGACATCCGGATGGAGAGCTAAAGGCCGGAAAAATGAGTCAATACCAGGATCATTTCGATATCCCGACCGACAAGGGAACCGTTTTTGAACGCTTTCGTGATAGAATGGCTTGGGAGAAGGAAGCGGCCTCGGCAGCATCGCTCCGCAGGTTCCGTGTGTAGGCCTCCCGCCGGTTACGCACCAGTGTGCGCGGGTTCAACCTAGCGGTGTGCCGTTGCTTTGACGCCGCTCGCCACCGTTCCCCGGAATCCGCACGCGCAGAGCTTCACTCGTGTCTGTGCGGGCGACGGATTCCCCGGCGATCTGCCGATATTCATTCACCGGATTCTTTCGATCCATTAAGAGACAGCCCATGACTATCTTGTTTCCCATTCACAAATTCAGTCGCACTGCTTATAATAATAAAATAATAACCTATTCCGTTTTTATTCTTTATATTATTTCTTATTCAATCTATAAGCGCGACACCATTGATCCCTATAATATATTCGAATTGTTTGAACATTCATCCCTACCGATCCAAACATACTTGTTCAAACTTATATATGTACCATTAGGACATCCTGTAAATTCGTTAATTATTACAGCTATATTTTTATATACTATATATAATATTTCAAAGATTAAATCAAAAATATCCTTTGTTGATTTTTCAATTCCATTTATAAATTTATCATTTGTAATAATATTAGTTCGTATAATAAGAATGTTTCTTATATATAGTGAAATCAATTACACACTTCTGGATATTTTATGCAGTATTTATTCAATAATATGTTTTATTCTGATATTGAATGAAGAATTCCGGGTGAGCATGATCCGATCCGTATTCTCTTCGGCTGCCGCGCTGCTACTCCTGTTCTTATGCGGCTTTGTCGTGTTCCCGGGCCTGGGAATTCTCATCGAAAAGCTCGGGTTTTGACCTTCATGGTTTTGCCGTCACACGAACCTGGTTGCCCCGGTTCATCGCCCCGTTATCGAGCCTGCCCCCGCAACGCGTTTGACCATCCGGATTCCCGCCTACGCTGAAAAGACGATCGCAGCCCTTGACCTCAACCACGGATTAACGAAAAAAGCCGGGAACCCTTAGGATTCTCGGCTTGGAGCTCATGAATGCCGTGGCATCGCTTGTCAGAAGGGGATGTCGTCGTCCGGCCCCCCTCCGGGATGCGGCGGAAGCTCGTCCGCGCGGGAACGACCCGTTGCGCCCTGACTCGACTGAGGTTTTCCCTGGCTCTGGCCTTGCGCCTGCTGGCCCTGGCCGTACTGTCCCTGTGACTGCTGCCCCTCTCCGGCTCCTCCGCCAAGCATCGTCATATCACGGGCGACGATTTCCGTGGTGTAGCGTTTCACTCCCTGGGCATCCTCCCATTGCTGCGTTCGGAGGCTGCCCTCGATATACACCAGGCGCCCCTTGCTGAGATAGTTGCCGCATGTCTCGGCGAGTTTTCCGAAGACCACG from Syntrophobacter fumaroxidans MPOB includes these protein-coding regions:
- a CDS encoding single-stranded DNA-binding protein, which produces MAKGTVNKVILVGRLGGDPDVRYTPNGMAIAKFNLATNERVPAGEGNWEDRTEWHRIVVFGKLAETCGNYLSKGRLVYIEGSLRTQQWEDAQGVKRYTTEIVARDMTMLGGGAGEGQQSQGQYGQGQQAQGQSQGKPQSSQGATGRSRADELPPHPGGGPDDDIPF